One genomic window of Helicobacter kayseriensis includes the following:
- a CDS encoding epoxyqueuosine reductase QueH: protein MLVHICCSVDSHYFLQELQKAYPQEELVGFFYNPNIHPKAEHDLRLLDVRRSCEMLGIRLHEGKYDDQEWTCQVRGLEDEPEKGERCSVCFDVRLLETAKLAKDLGVRRFTTTLLSSPMKTQQVLFAQGDKIAQDFGLDFVKIDVRSGGGTQKQNELSKKDNLYRQNYCGCKFALKQQREKQNRFPLEFITPLNRQIMPGSIEHRNMIFSKRNQFEEQDQRYLLTQKTQVVWRCLNARLECFAQTLPCHILVSSSSKKNIRLGSLIWECPKDLRQTLKQGKIGFSKRDDSLFLDLKAFNELTGKNYSSLGELLKNPMTYEEELALRAKVAGHCSVCPIVVIEDQNSQDLRLNILSLFQEEKVFEIVEL, encoded by the coding sequence ATGTTGGTTCATATTTGTTGCAGTGTAGATAGTCATTACTTCTTGCAAGAGCTTCAAAAAGCTTATCCACAAGAAGAGTTGGTTGGATTTTTTTATAATCCCAATATTCACCCCAAAGCAGAGCACGATTTGAGGCTTTTGGATGTGAGGCGAAGTTGCGAAATGCTTGGCATAAGATTGCATGAGGGGAAATATGATGATCAAGAGTGGACATGTCAAGTCAGGGGACTTGAGGATGAGCCAGAAAAGGGAGAGAGATGCTCGGTTTGTTTTGATGTTCGGCTTTTGGAAACAGCAAAGTTGGCAAAGGATCTTGGAGTGAGAAGATTTACAACAACACTTCTTTCAAGTCCTATGAAAACACAACAGGTGCTTTTTGCTCAAGGAGATAAAATCGCCCAAGATTTTGGACTAGACTTTGTCAAAATTGATGTGCGAAGTGGTGGAGGAACGCAAAAACAAAATGAGCTAAGTAAGAAAGATAATCTTTATCGACAAAACTATTGTGGCTGTAAGTTTGCCTTAAAGCAGCAAAGAGAAAAACAAAATCGATTTCCTTTGGAGTTTATCACTCCTCTCAATCGTCAGATCATGCCAGGAAGCATTGAGCATCGCAATATGATTTTTTCAAAACGCAATCAATTTGAGGAGCAAGATCAGAGATATTTACTTACGCAGAAGACGCAGGTAGTTTGGCGATGCTTAAATGCTCGCTTAGAATGTTTTGCTCAAACATTGCCTTGTCATATCCTAGTCTCTTCATCTTCTAAAAAAAACATACGATTAGGGTCTTTGATTTGGGAGTGTCCAAAAGACTTGAGGCAAACTCTAAAACAGGGAAAGATTGGTTTTAGCAAAAGAGATGATTCGTTGTTTTTAGATCTCAAGGCCTTTAATGAGCTGACAGGAAAGAACTATTCAAGTCTTGGAGAGCTATTGAAAAATCCAATGACATATGAGGAAGAGCTTGCATTGCGCGCTAAGGTTGCAGGACATTGCAGTGTATGTCCGATTGTTGTGATAGAGGATCAAAACTCCCAAGACTTGCGCTTAAATATCTTAAGCCTATTTCAGGAAGAAAAAGTCTTTGAGATTGTAGAACTATAG